From the Synechococcus sp. KORDI-49 genome, the window GCGCCATCGCAGGATCGCCGCAGCCTGCAACAGGAGCTGCAGGCCTGCGAACACCAACAGAATCACGTCTACCAGTCTCTGGCCAGTGGTGGTGTTGATGAGGAGAGCCGCGATGCTCTGCTCGATGAACTGGAGACACTCCAGGAGTCGATTCTGGATCTGCGCCGCCGGATCGGGCAGGGGGCGACCGTGGACGAAGCCCAGCTGAAGTGGCTGAAGGACGGCTTGATCGCCTCGCATCGGGACCCGACGGTGCGGGGAAGAATCCTGACCATGCACCACCCTCCGTACGTCACCGAAGCGACCAAGTGGACCCAGGCCGACACCATGGCGATCCGCCTGCGGCTCCGGCAGGTGCTGGATGGCGTCGCCGCATCGCTGGGCGACACCATGGCCGCAGCGGCTCCTGTGGACCTGGTGCTCAGCGGTCACGCCCACTGCCTGGAGGTGCTGCGCACCCACGACACCGGCCACGCGGACAGTGGAATCCACTGGGTCATCTGCGGCGGCAGCGGCTATGGCCTGCGCAGTCAGCGCCGCGAGGGAGCACGACTGATGGAAATGAATGACGACGGCAGCGAGAAGCACGTAGCCAGCAGCGATCTCTACATCGGAAAGGATTGGCCGCCGGCGGAAGGACGCCATGCCTACAGCGGTCTGCGGGTGGACATCGCGGCAGGACGTCCGCTGACGATCCGACTGACCCCGCTGGTGTCCTGCAGGGCTGATCGAGGCTGGAGCGATCAGGTCCTCGAGACGATCACCCTTTCAGGCCCGTCA encodes:
- a CDS encoding metallophosphoesterase codes for the protein MNLASDPTIQRKITRMAERVRWKQPALTSRGIDQTRLVLEPDGDQPGQEDPFHFLVLGDSGTGRHRFHSPPRRIAERLLPHKPDAAFLLHTGDVVYLVGAADQYRDNFLRPYREWLQDGEQWSSLSHEGMVFNQPFLPVPGNHDYYDLSFPVALVAGLTLPLRRHLQWFHDVDAGWRGSGQGEVYAQAFMDVLHQLPPSRLEQHLETHYDAVWDGHRCLHYRPGRLTRLPNRYYRFRHAGVDVFAIDSNTLISPVAPSQDRRSLQQELQACEHQQNHVYQSLASGGVDEESRDALLDELETLQESILDLRRRIGQGATVDEAQLKWLKDGLIASHRDPTVRGRILTMHHPPYVTEATKWTQADTMAIRLRLRQVLDGVAASLGDTMAAAAPVDLVLSGHAHCLEVLRTHDTGHADSGIHWVICGGSGYGLRSQRREGARLMEMNDDGSEKHVASSDLYIGKDWPPAEGRHAYSGLRVDIAAGRPLTIRLTPLVSCRADRGWSDQVLETITLSGPSHRRQ